One Anopheles marshallii chromosome 3, idAnoMarsDA_429_01, whole genome shotgun sequence genomic region harbors:
- the LOC128715458 gene encoding transducin beta-like protein 3, which produces MNTKVKLKEVYEIKQQYKAFYTGGTVAWKSDGQQFFCQNNGTISIVSIDNLHEPATLGEVQTDSEITEDVIYTFAIGNTGASIVSGHRSGLLKMWDAETHTVKKMWKTMHQGPISRLVFNPSDSVIASGGADSTIRLWDPTEQVCHGTLRGCEGMINVIVFHPDADSKILVAVGDDTKIRAWNYESRKLIKTFEGHFSRVTGVSFTEDRTHIVSSGRDKILILWNYDTQQAVKTIPVYEALESVVVLPTGIKIAGIKLKKDKIYAACGGEDGLVKVWEMTKAKIIYKQSNSLVAKASEEGGLAITHLFYSQSLGRMAVVSADHNIFVHGCESFECVNQLSGFSDEILDLVLLGKQDRYLAMATNSSDFKVYDTTTMNCQLVKGHTDIVLSLAANDRYLLSSSKDHSIRLWSFSEEPFTIRCVAIGLKHTNVVGCVTLSKHAGNLCASVSQDRCLKTWKIPKKFNQEPEDELPRLQCALTELAHEKDINCVCISPNDRLIATGSQDKTAKLWDASDLSVVGVFRGHTRGIWAVRFSPVDQILLTNAADCCIKLWSLEDMTCLKTFEGHDSSVLRVEFLTNGMQLLSAGADGLLKLWSIKTSECLQTLDRHENRIWALCVTRNESAFYSGGSDSQLIQWQDVTESKRQQELDQRKETLLQEQELSNLLSERKLLKALRLSLNLDRPLNTLKIVNEVIKTQEHGLEETVRKLSNDHKERLLRHAIEWNTNSKNCRPAQLALHVLLQEALAGRFQVSELNKHLEASLPYTERHFKRLTEYMKDLKFVEYSLNCMQPHAAKMD; this is translated from the exons ATGAATACGAAAGTGAAACTAAAAGAAGT GtacgaaatcaaacaacagTACAAAGCGTTCTACACCGGCGGTACAGTGGCGTGGAAGTCCGATGGACAGCaatttttttgccaaaacaaTGGTACCATAAGTATTGTATCGATAGATAACCTGCACGAACCGGCTACACTTGGTGAAGTACAAACGGACAGCGAAATTACTGAGGATGTCATCTATACGTTCGCCATTGGCAACACCGGAGCCAGCATCGTGTCCGGCCATCGTTCCGGGTTGCTTAAGATGTGGGATGCTGAAACGCATACAGTTaagaaaatgtggaaaaccATGCACCAAGGTCCAATTTCGCGATTGGTCTTTAATCCATCCGACAGTGTGATTGCTAGTGGAGGTGCTGATTCAACAATTCGCCTATGGGATCCCACGGAACAGGTGTGTCATGGAACGCTGCGTGGCTGCGAAGGGATGATAAACGTGATCGTGTTCCATCCAGACGCGGACAGCAAAATCTTGGTTGCAGTCGGTGACGATACGAAGATTCGCGCCTGGAACTATGAGTCGCGCAAGTTGATCAAAACGTTCGAAGGACACTTTTCGCGCGTAACGGGTGTATCGTTTACCGAGGATCGAACGCACATCGTTTCATCGGGCAGAGATAAAATTCTCATTCTGTGGAATTACGATACGCAGCAAGCGGTTAAGACGATCCCAGTTTACGAAGCGCTTGAGTCGGTCGTTGTTCTACCGACCGGTATAAAGATTGCAGGCATTAAACTGAAGAAAGACAAAATTTATGCCGCGTGCGGAGGAGAAGATGGTCTGGTAAAGGTGTGGGAAATGactaaagcaaaaataatttacaagcAATCGAATAGTCTCGTAGCGAAAGCGTCCGAAGAAGGCGGATTGGCAATAACTCATCTGTTCTACAGTCAATCCCTCGGTCGGATGGCCGTAGTGTCAGCAGAtcataacatttttgtgcatgGTTGCGAAAGCTTCGAATGTGTTAACCAGCTGTCTGGGTTCAGCGATGAAATCCTGGATTTGGTACTGCTCGGAAAACAGGATCGATACCTCGCGATGGCTACGAACAGTAGCGACTTCAAAGTGTACGACACTACCACAATGAACTGTCAGCTGGTAAAGGGTCACACAGACATTGTACTATCGCTGGCCGCTAACGATCGGTATCTGCTGTCCTCGTCGAAAGATCATTCGATCCGGTTGTGGAGTTTTAGCGAAGAACCGTTTACTATTCGCTGTGTCGCAATTGGACTCAAACACACGAACGTGGTTGGATGCGTTACACTGAGCAAGCATGCTGGTAATCTGTGTGCCAGTGTCAGTCAGGACCGTTGTTTAAAGACGTGGAAAATTCCTAAAAAGTTCAACCAAGAACCAGAAGACGAACTACCCCGGCTGCAGTGCGCGCTGACCGAGCTGGCCCACGAGAAAGACATCAATTGCGTGTGTATTTCACCAAACGATCGTTTGATAGCGACGGGGTCGCAggacaaaacagcaaaactgtGGGATGCAAGCGATCTTAGCGTGGTTGGCGTATTCCGGGGCCACACGCGCGGAATTTGGGCGGTGCGGTTTTCTCCGGTAGATCAAATTCTGCTCACCAACGCGGCTGATTGTTGCATCAAGCTGTGGTCACTGGAAGACATGACCTGTCTGAAGACGTTCGAAGGGCACGACAGTTCGGTGCTGCGCGTTGAATTCCTTACCAACGGCATGCAGCTACTATCGGCCGGCGCCGACGGGCTGTTGAAACTATGGTCGATCAAAACTTCCGAATGTTTGCAGACACTTGACCGACACGAAAATCGTATCTGGGCGTTATGTGTGACGCGCAACGAAAGCGCGTTCTACAGCGGTGGTTCAGATTCCCAGCTCATCCAGTGGCAGGATGTTACCGAAAGCAAACGCCAGCAGGAACTAGACCAACGCAAAGAGACACTCCTACAGGAGCAGGAACTCAGCAACCTGCTAAGCGAACGAAAGCTTCTGAAAGCGTTGCGCCTTTCGCTAAACCTCGATCGACCACTGAACACGCTAAAGATCGTGAACGAGGTAATCAAAACGCAGGAGCATGGTTTGGAGGAAACGGTCCGCAAGTTGTCCAACGATCACAAGGAACGACTGCTACGGCATGCGATCGAGTGGAACACGAACAGCAAAAATTGCCGACCCGCACAGCTAGCGTTGCACGTTCTGCTGCAGGAAGCGCTCGCTGGACGGTTTCAGGTGAGCGAACTTAACAAACACCTCGAGGCCTCGCTCCCGTACACTGAGCGACACTTCAAGCGACTCACCGAGTACATGAAAGATCTAAAGTTTGTCGAGTATTCGCTAAACTGCATGCAACCTCATGCTGCCAAGATGGATTAA
- the LOC128715463 gene encoding transmembrane protein 186-like, producing the protein MLRTFRILQGLCTKKGSVISSLTTRQSIVCIQPTINRPSFGGLAQHCSTKSALTSTEQPARNEEKATNWNTIYHFPSIMITASLKRLKFYPAVFTGISVPISMGMAYFDIWSMTTAEIIGAIGLTTTITFSLFGLITDNLVGFVYCDDRLSKVKISFLDAKGKRQNRIYSVDDLVSRTELPKSFLKLYFPVKNHENDDVYKLVHQYGEIYDVHAFNKIFGHEVVTK; encoded by the exons ATGCTGCGAACGTTTCGCATCCTTCAGGGTTTGTGTACTAAAAAGGGCAGTGTTATATCATCACTGACCACCCGGCAATCAATCGTCTGCATTCAACCCACCATCAACAGACCCTCATTCGGTGGGTTGGCACAACATTGCTCCACAAAATCGGCACTGACCAGCACAGAACAACCAGCTCGGAATGAGGAAAAAGCTACGAACTGGAACACAATTTACCACTTCCCGTCAATCATGATTACCGCCTCCTTGAAGAGGCTAAAATTTTATCCGGCGGTTTTCACCGGTATTTCCGTCCCAATATCAATGGGGATGGCGTACTTCGACATTTGGTCAATGACCACAGCAGAAATCATTGGAGCAATTG GATTAACCACAACGATTACATTTTCACTGTTCGGCTTGATAACGGATAATCTCGTTGGTTTCGTGTACTGTGACGATCGATTGAGCAAGGTGAAGATTTCGTTTCTGGacgcgaaaggaaaacgaCAAAACCGGATCTATTCCGTGGATGATCTCGTGTCCCGAACTGAACTGCCCAAATCGTTCTTGAAGCTTTATTTTCCGGTGAAAAATCACGAAAACGACGATGTGTATAAGCTCGTTCATCAGTATGGCGAAATCTACGACGTACATGCGTTTAACAAAATATTTGGCCATGAAGTTGTTACCAAGTAG
- the LOC128715462 gene encoding 28S ribosomal protein S7, mitochondrial: protein MLRSIVCTIVQRQTAAAQCIVPVARMSQYGPHFIEPIVSREKIEELQTTGDLSKISHVPIKAALNNQNCSVFYDPLVSQFTNYVMKQGNKQLARELVEKGFENIKRLQLERYHLSESEEEKAKLELNPRKLLHLAVENCRPLLQLTPIKRGGVRYQVPVPITEKRSYFIAMKWLLEAIREKERTIHLPEKMAWEILDAAANQGKVVKRKHELHRQCEANRAYAHYRWS from the exons ATGCTTCGAAGCATAGTGTGCACAATTGTGCAAAG GCAAACTGCTGCAGCACAATGCATCGTGCCGGTTGCAAGGATGTCCCAGTACGGGCCACACTTCATCGAACCGATCGTGAGCAGGGAAAAAATCGAAGAACTACAAACGACGGGCGATTTGTCGAAAATATCGCACGTACCCATCAAGGCCGCCCTCAACAACCAGAACTGTTCCGTGTTCTACGATCCACTGGTCAGCCAGTTCACAAATTATGTAATGAAACAGGGCAACAAGCAGCTTGCCCGCGAGCTGGTAGAGAAAGGTTTTGAAAACATCAAGCGACTACAGCTGGAACGGTACCATTTGTCTGAATCGGAAGAGGAAAAGGCAAAGCTGGAGCTAAACCCACGGAAATTGCTTCACCTGGCGGTAGAGAATTGTCGCCCCCTACTGCAGTTGACACCGATTAAGCGTGGTGGTGTGCGGTATCAGGTACCGGTACCGATTACGGAAAAACGATCGTACTTTATCGCGATGAAGTGGTTGCTGGAAGCGATTCGGGAAAAGGAACGTACGATACACTTGCCGGAAAAAATGGCATGGGAAATATTGGATGCGGCCGCCAACCAGGGGAAGGTGGTAAAGCGGAAACACGAGCTACATCGTCAGTGTGAGGCTAACCGTGCCTATGCTCATTACCGTTGGAGCTAA
- the LOC128715459 gene encoding glyoxylate reductase/hydroxypyruvate reductase-like, with product MRTGLVRLARSLPKMLEPLLVQHNFGVHRPKLAVTCSDIPTRYIELLQQKCDVIVCQGTNRADILRSISGAEGILWLTADRLDSEALDAAGHQLKVVSTMTSGMDYVEAEEFVKRGIALGHTPKVVNDPVADIAIGLMLAAARRFHEGRLKIANGQWEMRPQWMLGQDVPGSTVGIVGFGGIGQTILKRLKGFDIGRCLYTGRNRKPEGDEAGALFVDLTTLLRESDFVFVACPLTEQTTKMFNRETFALMKPSSVLINVARGGIIDQVALIEALKSGTIFAAGLDVMTPEPLDTNDPLLSLPNCVVVPHLGTATKQSLLDMFTITANNVLSVLAGGSLVAPFRK from the exons ATGCGTACCGGACTTGTACGGCTCGCACGATCACTGCCAAAGATGCTGGAACCACTGCTAGTGcaacacaattttggtgtCCATCGTCCGAAGTTGGCAGTAACGTGTTCCGACATTCCCACCCGCTACATCGAACTGCTGCAGCAAAA ATGTGACGTGATCGTGTGCCAAGGTACAAACCGTGCCGATATACTGCGTTCCATTTCCGGTGCCGAAGGAATTCTATGGCTAACGGCGGATCGACTCGATTCGGAAGCTCTGGATGCAGCTGGGCATCAGTTGAAGGTGGTCTCTACGATGACTTCCGGTATGGATTATGTAGAAGCGGAAGAGTTTGTCAAGCGTGGTATTGCTCTAGGACATACACCAAAAGTTGTAAATGATCCAGTCGCGGACATTGCGATCGGGTTAATGCTAGCTGCGGCTAGAAGGTTTCACGAAGGTCGGCTGAAAATCGCCAACGGGCAGTGGGAAATGCGTCCGCAGTGGATGCTGGGACAGGATGTACCCGGTTCGACGGTGGGCATCGTTGGATTTGGTGGCATTGGACAGACGATTCTAAAGCGCCTCAAAGGATTTGACATCGGACGGTGCCTGTATACGGGTAGAAACCGAAAGCCGGAAGGTGATGAAGCGGGTGCGTTGTTTGTGGATTTAACCACTCTGCTACGGGAAAGTGACTTCGTGTTCGTAGCCTGTCCACTGACGGAGCAAACAACCAAGATGTTCAATCGCGAAACATTTGCTCTGATGAAACCTTCCAGCGTGTTGATCAATGTAGCCCGTGGAGGGATCATTGATCAAGTAGCATTGATAGAAGCACTGAAAAGTGGTACGATTTTTGCTGCCGGATTGGATGTCATGACTCCGGAACCGTTGGACACTAACGATCCACTCCTATCGCTACCGAATTGTG TTGTGGTTCCTCACCTAGGAACAGCTACTAAACAAAGCCTACTGGATATGTTTACCATCACCGCTAACAACGTTCTATCCGTTCTCGCAGGTGGATCGCTTGTTGCGCCGTTCCGTAAGTGA
- the LOC128715460 gene encoding glyoxylate reductase/hydroxypyruvate reductase-like — MRRPRVLVTHHQVQPVALKLLREHCDVIVPQEDFPSRAKILDLCSGIDGLLWTNYKMKLDREVLDACGPQLRAVSVTMNGVDCVDTAELAKRKIPLGHTPFIPNNAVADLAIGLMVAANDGLLRSCDDCNSRQSIQGSTVGIVGFGGIGQVIARRLQGFNIGTILYSGRTPKTSADRFNAQHVPFEELLVRSDFIFISCPLNDATLGLFGRNAFAMMKSSAILINIARGAIVDEPALIDALKGGKIRAAGLDTVTTEPFTPDSELFQLPNCVIVPHLGTATKRTRDEMAIRAVENLIHGLRNETMPSQFQ; from the exons ATGAGACGACCGCGAGTTTTGGTAACCCATCATCAGGTGCAGCCGGTAGCATTGAAGTTACTGCGCGAACA TTGTGACGTGATCGTACCCCAGGAGGACTTTCCATCCCGTGCTAAAATTCTTGATCTCTGTTCGGGTATTGATGGACTTCTGTGGACCAACTACAAGATGAAACTCGATCGGGAGGTGTTGGATGCATGTGGACCTCAGCTGAGAGCAGTTTCGGTTACGATGAATGGTGTAGATTGTGTAGACACTGCAGAATTGGCTAAAAGGAAAATTCCCCTTGGGCACACACCGTTCATCCCAAATAATGCCGTAGCGGACTTGGCAATTGGTCTGATGGTTGCCGCAAATGATGGATTGTTGCGTTCCTGCGACGATTGTAACTCTCGCCAATCAATCCAAGGTTCCACTGTTGGAATTGTTGGATTTGGTGGAATTGGACAGGTGATCGCCCGAAGATTGCAAGGGTTCAATATCGGTACAATTCTATACAGTGGTCGAACTCCTAAAACCAGTGCTGATAGATTTAATGCCCAGCATGTTCCGTTCGAGGAGCTTCTTGTACGTTCCgacttcattttcattagctGTCCTTTAAACGACGCCACACTCGGGTTGTTTGGTCGCAACGCATTTGCAATGATGAAGTCCTCCGCCATACTTATTAACATTGCACGAGGTGCGATAGTCGATGAGCCCGCATTGATCGATGCCTTAAAAGGTGGTAAAATAAGAGCGGCAGGATTAGATACCGTAACTACGGAACCATTTACACCAGACAGTGAACTGTTTCAATTACCCAACTGTG TGATTGTACCACATTTGGGAACGGCCACGAAAAGAACGCGGGACGAAATGGCTATACGggcggtggaaaatttaatccATGGATTGCGAAATGAAACGATGCCAtcacaatttcaataa
- the LOC128712428 gene encoding glyoxylate reductase/hydroxypyruvate reductase-like, whose amino-acid sequence MRCIFVALCLFEMLQTISGQTPSTMVNSGNRPVVLVTNKETPEKGINKLKLKCDVIFPKSHPATRDEILELAGQVDGIMWVGHMALNGEVLDRGGERLKAISTMSAGMDYVDIDEFRKRKFPLGYTPIVLNDAVADSAIGLMIAAGRRYHEGRLAIDQSQWQGGPQWLLGQDIKGSTVGIIGMGGIGQTIARRLKGFDIGQLLYSGRRPKPEAEALGAKMVPQDELLQESDYLFIAVPLTNETYHLINETTLAKMKPTAVLVNVARGDIVDQKALVAALKKGTIFAAGLDVMTPEPLPADDELLGLPNAVVVPHLGSATVQTRNNMAEIAALNVLAGIAKTPMFSPYPY is encoded by the exons ATGAgatgtatttttgttgctctgtgtttgtttgagatGTTGCAAACAATCAG TGGACAAACGCCTTCAACGATGGTGAACTCGGGAAATCGCCCCGTCGTACTGGTTACAAACAAGGAAACACCGGAGAAGGGTATCAACAAGTTGAAGCTCAA ATGTGATGTTATCTTTCCCAAAAGTCATCCGGCAACACGAGACGAGATTCTGGAACTCGCAGGCCAGGTCGATGGAATAATGTGGGTTGGTCATATGGCGCTGAACGGTGAAGTGCTGGATCGTGGAGGCGAGCGATTGAAAGCTATCTCTACGATGTCGGCTGGCATGGATTACGTAGATATAGATGAGTTCCGGAAGCGTAAGTTCCCGCTTGGATATACCCCGATCGTGCTGAACGATGCCGTAGCAGATTCCGCAATTGGGTTGATGATTGCTGCTGGTAGACGGTATCACGAGGGACGTCTAGCCATCGATCAGTCCCAGTGGCAGGGAGGCCCACAGTGGTTGCTCGGACAAGATATTAAGGGTAGCACGGTGGGAATCATCGGAATGGGTGGAATCGGGCAAACGATTGCTAGGCGGCTAAAGGGTTTCGACATTGGACAGCTGTTGTACTCGGGTCGCCGACCAAAACCGGAAGCGGAAGCGCTCGGTGCCAAAATGGTGCCACAGGACGAGCTTTTGCAGGAGAGCGACTATTTGTTCATCGCTGTCCCGCTTACCAATGAAACGTATCACCTGATTAATGAGACTACGCTGGCCAAAATGAAACCTACGGCCGTACTGGTAAACGTGGCGCGGGGTGATATCGTCGATCAGAAAGCGCTCGTAGCAGCCCTTAAGAAAGGTACGATCTTTGCGGCAGGTTTGGATGTGATGACCCCGGAACCACTGCCAGCTGACGATGAGCTGTTGGGTCTACCAAACGCAG TTGTCGTTCCCCATCTGGGTTCTGCTACGGTTCAGACAAGGAACAACATGGCCGAAATAGCAGCACTGAATGTGTTGGCAGGAATCGCCAAAACGCCAATGTTTTCCCCCTATCCGTATTAA
- the LOC128711817 gene encoding homogentisate 1,2-dioxygenase, whose amino-acid sequence MPEYEYLSGFGSHFTSEDSRFPNALPAGQNSPQKCPYGLYAEQLSGSAFTAPRTENTRSWLYRIRPSVVHQPFKRFEGAAPFLRGTGWEEQHPNPNQMRWNPFDLPADSTEVDFVAGLHTVCGAGDVRARHGLAVHVYLANCSMKDTAFYNSDGDFLIVPQQGPLDITTEFGRLYVQPNEICVIPQGIRFSVALEGPSRGYILEVYDGHFRLPDLGPIGANGLANPRDFLTPTAYFEDRSVDGFRIVSKFQGALFVATQGRSPFDVVAWHGNYVPYKYDLARFMVINSVSFDHCDPSIFTVLTCPSNRPGTAIADFVIFPPRWSVQENTFRPPYYHRNCMSEFMGLIFGRYEAKEGGFLPGGASLHSMMTPHGPDHRCFEGASNAALKPERIADGTQAFMFESSLSMAVTRWGEETCQKLDARYYECWQALEKHFHL is encoded by the exons ATGCCGGAGTACGAG TATCTGTCTGGATTTGGGTCGCATTTCACGTCGGAAGATTCACGCTTCCCGAACGCCCTCCCGGCAGGACAAAATTCGCCCCAAAAATGTCCCTACGGTTTGTACGCGGAACAGCTGTCGGGCAGTGCGTTTACGGCACCGCGCACCGAAAACACCCGCTCGTGGTTGTACCGCATTCGACCATCGGTTGTACATCAACCGTTTAAACGATTCGAAGGTGCGGCACCGTTCCTGCGTGGAACCGGCTGGGAAGAGCAGCACCCGAATCCGAACCAGATGCGCTGGAATCCGTTCGATTTGCCGGCGGACAGCACGGAGGTGGACTTTGTGGCAGGACTGCATACGGTGTGCGGTGCGGGTGATGTCCGTGCCCGACATGGACTGGCCGTGCATGTGTACCTTGCCAACTGCTCGATGAAGGATACGGCGTTCTATAACAGTGATGGAGACTTTCTCATTG TCCCCCAACAAGGTCCGCTGGACATTACGACCGAGTTTGGCCGCTTGTACGTGCAACCGAACGAAATATGTGTCATCCCACAGGGTATACGATTCAGTGTCGCATTGGAAGGACCTTCCCGTGGGTACATTCTCGAGGTGTACGACGGCCACTTCCGTCTACCGGACCTTGGTCCGATCGGGGCGAACGGACTAGCCAACCCACGGGACTTTCTTACACCGACGGCATACTTCGAGGATCGTTCGGTCGATGGCTTCCGAATCGTGTCCAAGTTCCAGGGTGCGCTGTTCGTTGCCACGCAGGGCCGTTCACCGTTCGATGTGGTTGCTTGGCACGGTAACTATGTACCGTACAAGTACGATCTCGCCCGGTTCATGGTGATCAACTCGGTAAGCTTCGACCATTGCGATCCGAGCATCTTTACCGTGCTTACATGCCCGAGCAATCGTCCCGGTACGGCCATTGCCGATTTCGTTATCTTTCCACCGAGATGGTCCGTACAGGAGAATACCTTCCGTCCTCCGTACTACCACC GCAATTGTATGAGCGAATTTATGGGATTGATATTCGGTCGGTACGAGGCAAAGGAGGGTGGCTTCCTGCCTGGCGGGGCCTCCCTGCACTCCATGATGACGCCACACGGACCAGATCATCGGTGCTTTGAGGGAGCTTCGAATGCGGCACTTAAACCGGAACGTATCGCCGATGGTACGCAAGCCTTCATGTTCGAATCTTCGTTGAGTATGGCCGTTACACGCTGGGGTGAAGAAACTTGCCAGAAGTTGGACGCACGGTACTACGAATGTTGGCAAGCATTGGAAAAACACTTCCATTTGTAA
- the LOC128714776 gene encoding zinc finger-containing ubiquitin peptidase 1-like, with protein MASQNGRESKDGLTQGGGSGSTANGAPLQGQQQQEHSCEICGMSGLSDDAMRDHTRQYHVEGSAQCPFCGLSGVPAAELLLHVNQAHLDYLTPENELMSFIDDQTPSFCSVDGDSDSISDCRGLSPSITSELLTPMSTSGMKAGFNGSTITTITTTTSSSSSGHGMMLTSGSGSFTTISSNTGSYSNHHQASSHQPGLTQTHHNGTNGVPLTGKMIGSSSTAASSSSMSSSRSSLGSSSTNLSNGLPNGTTLTGHSSNGKSTSQHYHFPDVTIASGSNGCIAGETHTNGTAATGGTSGPVMNGGGAGCTTPAGAGAGGQGSPLRSQLGLKLKSHKPNSFSIATTGSEVANGGPDVKGAGAICPATMTITTMATTITTKQASPLQCLLCPYTSDNPTVLEEHINRSHFDPLSPGVNGAGGGGGPGGGGAAGGSGQHVDTLSVLQCPICNRTFESGSDLELHVNIEHRDILSPAKADSGRATNGTPSGAAAHNGSYGGSSSSLCPVCGISFDHMKTQDMEYHIEKHFSKSPQNPYQGGAVGGGGGNNPSGVAVDLEKQAQKLREQREFEMLRAQYGMDDQGNFREQSAAAMQRAVYAGEMSVADYYERQVGLRAAESHGVDDGSSCTKSVSPRVLSLSSTSPNVIKTYVCSSVDHYASSYGDKGWGCGYRNLQMMLSSLLQNTSYNEALYSAWGSHGPARTAMPSISRLQRMVEAAWAQGFDIQGSEQLGCKLYNTRKWIGATEIVTVLSWLRIRCELVDFHRPTSADGRHPELFNWVLRYFEEPRIHTPPLYLQHQGHSRTIIGIEQRTSGLSLLVLDPSHGPRQVAALGSSQDSLRLIRKNSAAMRAPQYQVVAVKGLIDTEDQYQASKVLKSLRIPPDR; from the exons ATGGCTTCACAGAATGGGCGCGAATCCAAGGATGGTCTCACGCAAGGAGGTGGGAGTGGTTCCACCGCGAACGGCGCACCGCTACAaggacagcaacagcaggagcATTCGTGTGAAATCTGCGGCATGTCCGGTCTGTCGGATGACGCGATGCGTGACCATACGCGACAATACCACGTGGAGGGAAGTGCACAATGTCCGTTCtgtgggttgtccggtgtacCGGCAGCCGAGCTACTGCTCCATGTGAACCAAGCTCACCTGGACTACCTTACGCCCGAGAATGAACTGATGAGCTTCATCGACGATCAAACACCAAG CTTTTGCAGTGTCGACGGTGATTCGGATTCCATCTCCGACTGCCGCGGTTTATCGCCCTCGATTACATCTGAGCTGTTGACACCGATGTCAACTAGTGGAATGAAGGCGGGTTTCAATGGCAgtaccatcaccaccattaccaccactaccagcagcagcagtagtggcCACGGTATGATGCTGACCAGCGGTAGTGGAAGTTTCACCACCATTTCGTCCAATACGGGAAGCTACAGCAATCATCATCAGGCATCTTCCCATCAACCGGGTTTGACACAAACGCATCACAACGGAACCAATGGTGTGCCGTTGACAGGGAAGATGATTGGAAGCTCGTCAACCGCTGCTAGTAGTAGCAGCATGAGTAGCAGCCGATCAAGTTTGGGAAGTAGTAGCACTAATCTAAGTAACGGATTACCGAACGGTACCACATTGACGGGGCACAGTTCGAATGGGAAATCTACCAGTCAACACTACCACTTTCCCGACGTTACGATCGCATCCGGTAGTAATGGATGTATTGCTggtgaaacacacacaaatggtACGGCAGCAACTGGTGGAACTAGTGGTCCTGTGATGAATGGTGGCGGTGCCGGCTGTACCACACCAGCTGGAGCCGGTGCTGGTGGACAAGGTTCTCCGCTAAGATCACAGCTAGGATTGAAGCTTAAGTCACACAAGCCAAACTCCTTTAGCATCGCCACAACCGGCTCGGAAGTGGCTAATGGTGGACCGGATGTGAAAGGAGCCGGTGCGATTTGTCCAGCCACCATGACGATTACAACGATGGCTACCACGATCACAACGAAACAAGCGAGTCCTCTGCAGTGTCTGCTGTGCCCGTATACTTCCGACAACCCGACGGTGTTAGAGGAACACATTAACCGTTCACACTTTGATCCGCTCAGTCCGGGTGTGAATggggcgggtggtggtggtggcccgGGTGGCGGTGGAGCAGCAGGTGGAAGTGGGCAACACGTGGACACGCTCAGTGTTTTACAGTGTCCCATCTGCAATCGAACGTTTGAGTCGGGTTCGGATCTCGAACTGCACGTAAACATCGAACACCGGGACATTCTAAGTCCTGCCAAGGCAGACAGTGGTCGGGCTACGAACGGGACACCGTCCGGTGCTGCAGCACACAATGGCAGTTATGGCGGTAGTAGCAGTAGCCTCTGTCCGGTGTGTGGCATTTCGTTCGATCACATGAAAACCCAGGACATGGAGTACCACATCGAGAAACACTTTTCGAAAAGTCCACAAAATCCGTACCAGGGTGGCGCTGTTGGAGGTGGAGGTGGTAATAATCCTTCCGGTGTAGCGGTGGATCTAGAAAAGCAAGCGCAAAAGTTGCGCGAACAGCGTGAATTTGAAATGTTGCGCGCTCAGTACGGTATGGATGATCAGGGTAATTTCCGCGAGCAATCGGCAGCCGCTATGCAGCGCGCAGTATATGCGGGTGAGATGAGTGTGGCGGATTACTACGAGCGACAAGTTGGTTTGCGGGCAGCTGAATCTCATGGTGTAGATGATGGTTCGTCTTGCACGAAATCGGTGTCACCGCGTGTACTGTCGCTGTCATCCACTTCACCAAACGTGATCAAAACGTACGTCTGTTCGAGTGTAGATCACTATGCGTCCAGCTACGGCGATAAGGGATGGGGCTGTGGCTACCGGAACTTGCAGATGATGCTCTCCTCATTGCTACAG AACACCTCGTACAACGAAGCTCTCTACTCTGCCTGGGGATCGCATGGGCCGGCACGAACAGCTATGCCCAGCATTTCTCGGTTGCAACGTATGGTAGAGGCAGCCTGGGCACAAGGTTTCGACATTCAAGGTTCGGAACAACTTGGTTGTAAGCTTTATAACACACGCAAATGGATTGGTGCAACGGAAATTGTGACCGTTCTGTCGTGGTTGCGTATCCGGTGTGAATTGGTCGATTTTCACCGGCCCACCTCAGCTGATGGGCGCCACCCGGAGCTTTTTAATTGGGTGCTGCGCTACTTCGAAGAACCGCGCATACATACGCCTCCATTGTACCTGCAGCACCAAG GTCACTCACGCACAATAATAGGAATCGAACAGCGAACGTCGGGTTTGTCTTTGCTGGTACTCGATCCAAGCCATGGTCCTCGGCAAGTTGCAGCACTCGGCTCGTCACAGGATTCGTTACGCTTGATTCGCAAAAACTCTGCGGCGATGCGTGCTCCACAATACCAAGTCGTGGCAGTAAAGGGACTGATCGACACCGAGGATCAATATCAG GCTAGCAAAGTGTTGAAATCATTACGAATTCCCCCTGACCGTTGA